In the Magnetospira sp. QH-2 genome, one interval contains:
- a CDS encoding NADP-dependent isocitrate dehydrogenase, with amino-acid sequence MSKITVKNPIVEVDGDEMTRIIWAFIKEKLILPYLDVDLKYYDLSIQKRDETDDQITVDCAEAIQEHRVGVKCATITPDEQRVEEFGLKSMWKSPNGTIRNILGGTVFRQPIICKNVPRLVPGWTKPIVIGRHAFGDQYKATDMTVPGPGTLTMKFVPADGGDPIEHVVYDYPGAGVAVSMYNLDESIRGFARACMNYGLNIGWPVYLSTKNTIMKAYDGRFKDLFQEIFETEFADQFKAAGIWYEHRLIDDMVACAMKWEGGFVWACKNYDGDVQSDTVAQGFGSLGLMTSVLMTPDGQVIEAEAAHGTVVRHYRQHQEGKETSTNPIASIFAWTRALYYRGTFDDTPEVVTFAETLERVCIDAVESGFMTKDLALLIGPEQHWMTTQQFLDKLDEGLRVAMNQP; translated from the coding sequence ATGTCAAAAATTACAGTCAAAAACCCCATTGTCGAGGTCGATGGCGATGAGATGACCCGCATCATCTGGGCCTTCATCAAGGAAAAGCTTATTCTTCCGTACCTGGATGTGGACCTTAAGTACTATGACCTCAGCATTCAAAAACGTGACGAGACCGACGACCAGATCACTGTCGATTGCGCCGAGGCCATTCAAGAACATCGAGTTGGCGTCAAATGCGCCACCATCACGCCGGATGAACAAAGGGTCGAGGAATTCGGTCTGAAAAGCATGTGGAAGTCTCCCAACGGCACCATCCGCAACATTCTTGGCGGCACCGTGTTCCGTCAGCCGATCATCTGCAAGAATGTGCCCCGTTTGGTGCCCGGTTGGACCAAACCCATTGTCATCGGCCGTCATGCCTTTGGCGACCAATATAAAGCCACGGATATGACCGTACCGGGGCCGGGCACTCTGACCATGAAGTTCGTGCCCGCCGACGGTGGAGACCCCATCGAGCATGTGGTCTACGACTATCCTGGCGCCGGTGTGGCGGTGTCCATGTATAACCTGGACGAGTCCATCCGAGGCTTCGCCCGGGCCTGCATGAATTACGGCCTGAATATCGGCTGGCCAGTGTACCTGTCCACCAAGAACACCATCATGAAAGCCTATGACGGGCGGTTCAAGGATCTGTTCCAGGAGATCTTCGAGACCGAATTCGCTGATCAATTCAAGGCGGCCGGGATTTGGTACGAGCATCGCCTGATTGATGACATGGTGGCCTGTGCCATGAAGTGGGAAGGCGGATTTGTCTGGGCGTGCAAAAACTATGATGGCGACGTACAGTCCGATACCGTGGCGCAAGGTTTTGGCTCGTTAGGCCTGATGACGTCGGTTTTGATGACCCCGGACGGCCAGGTGATCGAGGCCGAGGCGGCTCATGGCACGGTGGTCCGACATTACCGCCAGCACCAGGAGGGCAAGGAAACCTCTACCAATCCGATTGCCTCGATCTTTGCCTGGACCCGGGCGCTCTATTACCGGGGCACATTCGACGACACGCCCGAAGTCGTCACATTTGCAGAAACCCTCGAAAGAGTTTGTATTGATGCGGTGGAATCCGGATTCATGACCAAGGACCTCGCCCTGCTCATCGGCCCGGAGCAGCATTGGATGACCACCCAGCAGTTCCTGGACAAGCTGGATGAGGGACTGCGCGTGGCGATGAATCAGCCGTGA
- a CDS encoding TIGR01458 family HAD-type hydrolase, with protein MAVKGLLLDLEGVLYQSGAPVLGAAEALRVLAGRGYDIRGLTNTTTRSRKKISQSLAQMGIDLPADHILSPATTARLLLAEMGVGRIHLAAPIDLAEDFAHLELVDQDPGAVVLGDLHRDFTWDRLDQLFRMIWGGAPLIALHHNRICRRDDSIALDLGPFVAALEHAARTEAIVVGKPSRNFFDLALADLDLKAAEVLMIGDDIEADIGGAQGAGIAAYQVRTGKYTERDDEHPIIIPDGRIDSIADLPEKLEN; from the coding sequence ATGGCCGTCAAGGGACTGTTGTTGGATCTCGAAGGCGTTCTTTATCAGAGCGGTGCCCCGGTTCTGGGGGCAGCGGAAGCCCTTAGGGTGCTCGCCGGGAGAGGCTACGATATTCGGGGTCTGACCAATACCACCACCAGATCCCGCAAAAAGATCAGCCAATCCCTGGCCCAGATGGGTATCGACCTGCCCGCTGACCATATCCTCAGCCCGGCAACCACCGCCCGCCTGCTGTTGGCCGAGATGGGCGTCGGTCGCATTCATTTGGCGGCGCCCATAGACCTCGCCGAAGATTTCGCGCACCTGGAATTGGTTGACCAGGATCCGGGGGCCGTGGTCCTCGGCGATCTCCACCGGGACTTCACATGGGATCGCTTGGATCAACTGTTCCGCATGATCTGGGGAGGGGCCCCCCTCATCGCTCTGCACCACAACCGGATTTGTCGGCGGGACGACAGCATCGCTTTGGATCTGGGGCCCTTTGTCGCTGCTCTTGAACACGCTGCCCGCACGGAAGCCATTGTTGTCGGCAAGCCTTCCCGGAATTTCTTTGATCTGGCCCTTGCCGACTTGGACCTGAAAGCGGCCGAGGTTCTGATGATCGGCGACGACATCGAAGCCGACATCGGCGGCGCCCAGGGAGCCGGCATCGCCGCCTATCAGGTGCGCACCGGCAAATACACCGAGCGCGACGATGAGCACCCGATCATCATCCCCGACGGGCGGATCGACTCCATTGCCGATTTACCAGAGAAACTGGAAAACTAA
- a CDS encoding TIGR00730 family Rossman fold protein, translating into MENVKSVCVFCGSREGVDPAHGVQARRLGELLAKRGIRLIYGGGGIGLMGIVAKTALDHGGEVVGIIPDFLVKLEVGTLPVTAQYVVESMHERKAMMFQMADAFVAMPGGIGTLEETLEITTWKQLRQHDKPIVLLNTGGYWDPLQALMRQVVDGGFAHHKVSDLWVSADTADGVFDAIAAAPQPDEVILTSHLERI; encoded by the coding sequence ATGGAAAACGTCAAATCCGTTTGTGTGTTCTGCGGCTCCCGAGAGGGCGTGGACCCGGCTCATGGGGTGCAGGCCCGTCGCCTTGGCGAGCTATTGGCCAAACGCGGCATTCGCCTGATCTATGGCGGCGGTGGTATCGGATTGATGGGAATCGTCGCCAAAACCGCCTTGGATCATGGGGGTGAGGTGGTAGGGATTATTCCGGACTTCCTGGTCAAATTGGAAGTGGGGACTTTGCCGGTCACCGCGCAATACGTGGTGGAGAGCATGCACGAACGAAAAGCCATGATGTTCCAGATGGCCGATGCCTTTGTCGCCATGCCCGGTGGCATCGGCACCTTGGAGGAAACCCTGGAGATCACCACCTGGAAGCAGCTCCGTCAGCATGATAAGCCCATCGTGCTGCTCAATACCGGCGGCTATTGGGATCCTTTGCAGGCTTTGATGCGCCAAGTGGTGGACGGCGGTTTCGCCCATCATAAGGTGAGTGATCTGTGGGTCAGCGCAGATACTGCCGACGGGGTATTCGATGCCATCGCTGCGGCGCCGCAACCCGACGAGGTGATTCTTACAAGCCATCTAGAGCGGATTTAG
- a CDS encoding cytochrome c, with protein MSVKFLRLPLAALAVMMLTATAASADTMKQIENRQAFFKAVKVHMGALVGVAKGAPYSGETKLHAQGMLALAMQAPRMFPEGSDMGETGALPGIWEKPEDFKKALAAFLAGAEMAVKADGGSMAAAVGALGKSCKGCHDTFREKHKH; from the coding sequence ATGTCCGTTAAATTCTTGCGACTGCCCCTGGCCGCCCTGGCCGTGATGATGTTGACCGCCACCGCGGCCAGCGCCGACACCATGAAACAAATCGAAAATCGCCAGGCTTTCTTCAAGGCCGTGAAAGTCCATATGGGCGCCTTGGTGGGCGTGGCCAAGGGGGCGCCGTACAGCGGAGAAACCAAGCTCCATGCCCAAGGCATGCTGGCCCTTGCCATGCAGGCTCCGCGCATGTTCCCCGAAGGCTCCGACATGGGCGAGACCGGGGCCCTGCCCGGCATCTGGGAAAAGCCCGAGGACTTCAAGAAAGCCCTGGCCGCCTTCCTGGCCGGCGCCGAGATGGCCGTCAAGGCCGATGGTGGCTCCATGGCCGCCGCGGTCGGCGCCTTGGGAAAATCCTGCAAGGGCTGCCACGACACATTCCGGGAAAAGCATAAGCACTAG
- a CDS encoding GNAT family N-acetyltransferase, producing MIYLTNERPGHAAPIETLLDQAFGTDRKAKQSYAYRRDVAPLANLSLVALDRGRLGGTIRYWPVSIGREEVPALLLGPVAVDSSLRKFGIGARLIEQSLAKAAAQGHGLVLLVGDPGYYERFGFHRTSAITMPGEHPHRLQVRELIPGALKGVQGPVWPEAPSRRRAMAATG from the coding sequence ATGATTTATTTGACCAACGAGCGGCCCGGCCATGCGGCCCCCATTGAAACCCTGCTTGATCAAGCCTTCGGCACGGACCGGAAAGCCAAACAGTCCTATGCCTATCGGCGGGATGTGGCGCCGCTTGCCAATTTGAGTTTGGTGGCGTTGGACCGGGGCCGGTTGGGGGGAACCATTCGCTATTGGCCGGTAAGCATTGGCCGTGAAGAAGTCCCAGCCCTTTTGTTGGGGCCCGTGGCGGTGGATTCGTCGCTACGTAAATTTGGAATCGGCGCCCGGTTGATCGAACAATCCTTGGCCAAGGCTGCCGCGCAAGGTCACGGCCTGGTCTTGCTGGTGGGCGATCCGGGATACTATGAGCGGTTCGGTTTTCACCGCACTTCGGCGATCACCATGCCGGGAGAGCACCCCCATCGGCTGCAAGTCAGGGAACTGATTCCCGGCGCTTTGAAAGGTGTTCAGGGCCCCGTCTGGCCGGAAGCCCCTTCCCGTCGCCGGGCCATGGCCGCTACAGGGTAA
- a CDS encoding cytochrome b/b6 domain-containing protein, protein MAKDRLSAAPGIRVWDLPTRLFHWGLVGLVAFSVYTGKSDDVTLMANHMLIGQIVLALILFRILWGFLGSRRSRFTDFVPGPRTLITFLKTKQSPTPGHNPLGAFSVLAMLAALLVQAVTGLFANDDIFNEGPLVAKVSKDLSDTLTGYHHLSSTVVLVLIGLHLLAIIGYRLKGENLVKAMITGRRKPRDGWRDRPYAPWWLALILLGLSAGGVWALVTL, encoded by the coding sequence ATGGCGAAAGACAGATTGAGCGCGGCACCGGGAATTCGGGTCTGGGACCTGCCCACGCGGCTATTTCATTGGGGTTTGGTGGGGCTTGTGGCTTTTTCGGTCTATACCGGCAAGAGCGACGATGTGACGTTGATGGCCAATCATATGCTGATTGGTCAGATTGTCCTGGCATTGATCCTGTTTCGTATCCTGTGGGGCTTCCTGGGCAGCCGTCGATCCCGCTTCACCGATTTCGTGCCGGGCCCCAGAACCTTGATTACTTTCTTAAAGACCAAGCAGTCGCCGACACCCGGTCACAATCCCCTTGGCGCTTTTTCCGTATTGGCCATGTTGGCGGCGCTGTTGGTCCAGGCGGTCACTGGCCTATTCGCCAATGACGATATCTTCAACGAGGGGCCTCTGGTGGCCAAGGTGAGCAAGGACCTGAGCGACACCTTGACCGGCTACCACCATCTTTCCTCGACGGTGGTGCTGGTTTTGATCGGACTGCATCTGCTCGCCATCATCGGTTATCGATTGAAGGGGGAGAACTTGGTCAAGGCCATGATCACGGGCCGCCGCAAGCCTCGCGACGGTTGGCGTGACCGGCCCTATGCGCCTTGGTGGCTGGCGCTGATCCTTCTCGGACTGTCAGCGGGGGGCGTTTGGGCTTTGGTTACCCTGTAG